The following is a genomic window from Dermacentor variabilis isolate Ectoservices chromosome 11, ASM5094787v1, whole genome shotgun sequence.
gtcgcgtacgttgcagcctaccacagatggctgcaacacaaacgaaacaaaatcaacgtgctcatcggaagagcgtacaagacggcgctgggcctgttcgagtccacgagcacgacccgcttgttacaactcgggatacacaaaacgctcgaagaaatagccgtaGCGCAATGGACcgctcaactggagcggctgtccatgaccaaagccgggaggaagatacgggacgatctgggaattagacgctcgaacgaggtggagatgaagctccccgtctccgaagaggtccgacgccagaccagaagcgaccccataccgaagaacatgaatcccgagttcaacaagggaagagcggcgagggccaaggctctcatcgaccagcatgccaacgacgaacacgcgcggtacgtggacgaggccgaataccaacggaacgccttcgcagcggtcgtcatagaggcgtcaaccagcgccacgaggacggcagcgagcctgagaagcgccggagcggaacaagcggaggaggtagccatcgccctggccatcgccgacgcagactgccacacggtgctgagtgactcaagataggcggtgcgaaacttcatcaaaggccaaatctgcagggaggctgagcgcatACTGCGAGCGGTCAAACGAAAAGAACGAAAactacgactcaagtggttcccggcggacgcgggcgacgcgtcggaacgcaatgagaaccataatgagacggcacacgcagcggcgcgagcgctaaccaacagcgccccggcgacagaccgtccgaggtggttcggaaccaaggacctaatgacggattacaatgaaatcacgaaggcctaccgcctggctcgcaggactttcccacccccgcacccgagaccgagtcgagcggaggcggtagtactgagacagctccagaccggatcgctacggAGCCCGAGAgtgatgaatcgcatgtaccccgagacatatccgacagatatgtgcagagtctgccggagggagacagcagactacacgcacatcttgtgggactgcgttaaacatccagaagcaaaatcaagaacgctcccaccacggttcgaggcagccgcgaagagctacgaccgagacgatcagctctgggccgtccagcaggtcctcgaggcgctcgaaaggcacggacccagcgagccggcaacggcgagcgcagacccgcgccgagtaacggcgacttcgaggatgacataggccctcgtcggggcacGCGAGTGCCCAACTGCTGGCATAAaattggctccaatccaatcggcGGAGCAAAAGGTGCACAAGGTAGGTCTGCACGTATGAAATGAATCAAAGTGCGCAAAGAGGTAACACAAACACATCACACACAACACACCAATATCAACGTGCTACTGCCAAGGTGCACAATGCGAATGAATGCCCATTACTCTCGCCAAAAACTTTTAGATCAGCTCCTGAAGACTTCAAGAATCATTGTGAAAAGTGAGTGGTGTCCATGTAACCGCAGACTTTTACTGTTCTGCTTCGTATTAACCCGAGTGCCAGAAACTCCATTCATTCGCTGAGCGACGCGCCACATTGAAACAGAAAAGCTTGATATTCTCATAATAAGTTTGCCTCCGTGAAGAAGCAACAGTGAAAAGTTGTAGGATCACATCCGATGGAGGGTTGCGGGATGGCGATGACAGGCAGTCCTTCGGAACACGCCGTCAACACAGTGCAGGATACCACTCGGACGGAGAGGTACGACGCTATTCACAGACAGAAGAAGCGGGCTGCAATAGTTTGTGGCAGGACGATCGGGCTGAAGAAAGTCAATCTTGAAGAAAGGTCCGGAGTGTTCTTGTAAATTGCGGGAACATTTATCTTGCGCCACGAGCGATACACACTGGCAACCCGAGGCGACACAAGGCCTGTTTGTTGGTCATTCAAAAACTCAGTCGCAGTGCAGTCGCGTGTGTGCGATATTTACCATAATTAAGTGCAAGGGCGATGCGCTAAGTCAAATATGCCAGCAGGACGCCATCGGTGAGAGACTGCTTGAATTTTAACATGGTCGGTCAGAAGACGAGTGGTGCTCGTGGAAATAATCTCTGGAGGATAGGCTGGAGAGCCAGTATGCAGGAGCGGTCTGGTATCCTTGTGGGCCGCAATCGGAAACAGttcagaacctgtaacgacacagaACATATTTGTTAACCACTGGAGGATACAGGCGTAATACGAGTCGTCTGTACACGACATTTACCAGTACTAGTGCAAGGTGACGAGGAAAGTCCAGTCTGCCAGCGGGACGTCATCAGGAAGAGGATGTAGAAGGGATGGCACAGTCGCACATGGAACGGGTGGTGCTCGCGCTCGAAGTAATCTCTGGAGCGTAGATCGGGGAGGCAATGTGAAGGAGGCGGCTGGGTATCCTTGTGGGCCGCAATCGGAAACAGGAGTTCAGAACCTGGAACGACATAgtgcttatttgttaaccacCGGAGGACACAGGCGTAATACGAGTCGCCTGTACACGACACTTACCAGTACTAGTGCAGGGTGACGAGCAAAGTCCGGTCTGCCAGCGTGGTGTCATCGGCGAgaggatgtagaagtgatggCACAGTCCCTCCTGGAACGGGTGGCGCCCGCGCTTGAAGTAATCTCCGCTGGAGGGAAGGCTGGAGAGTCGGTATGCAGGAGTGGGCTGGTATCCTTGTGGGCCGCAATCAGAAACAGTTCAGAACCTGGTACGACACAGTGCTTATTTGTCAACCACTGGAGGACAGGCGCAATACGAGTCGCCTGTACACGACACTTACCAGTGCTAGTACAGGGTGACGAAGTAAGTCCAGTCTGCCAGTGGGACGTCATCGGCTAgaggatgtagaagtgatggCACAGTCACTCGTGGAACGGGTGGCGCCCGCGCTTGAAGGAATCTCTTCTGGAGGGAAGGCTGGAGAGTCTGTACGCAGGAGCGGGCTGGTATCCTTGTGGGCCACAATCAGAAACAGGAGTTCAGAACCTGGAAAGACAGCGATTATTtgttttaaaaataaattatggggttttacgtgcaagaaccactttctgatgaggcacgccgcagtggtctccagaaatttctaccacctgggattctttaacgtgcacctaaatctaagtacgcgggtgttttcgcatttcgcccccatcgacatgcggccgccgtggtcgggattcgaaccctcgacctcgtgctcagcagcccaacaccatagccaatgagcaaccacggcgggttacttaTTTGTTAGCCACTGGAGAACAGATGCGTAATACCAGTCACCTGTACACGACACTTACCAGTGCTAGTGCAGGGTGACGAGGAAAGTCCTGTCAGCCAGCAGGACGTCATCTTCGAgaggatgtagaagtgatggAACAGTCACACAGGGAACGGCTAGTGCTCGCGCTCGAAGTAATCTATTCTGGAGCGTAGACCGGAGAATCAGTATGCAGGAGGAGGCTGGGAATCCTTGTGGGCCGCAATCGGAAACAGGTGTTCAGAACCTGGAACGACGCAGTGCTTATTTTTTAACCAATGGAGGACAGAAGTGTAATACGAGTTGCCTGAGTACGACACTCACCAATACTAGAGCGGGCTGATGAGTAAAGTCCAGTCTGCCACGAGGACCACAGCAGCGAGAAAAATGACCATGTAACCCCACAGGCCAGAGGAATAGTAGTGGCGAACTTCCTCTATAGCGTAGGCAGACTTCCATAGCTGTATCTATGTTCCGAGTATCAGAATAAACTTTCCTAATGATTGTAGCCCTTCGGTTCCTTCGATCACAACATGATGCCGTGACTGAGCAACCCTCGCCATTAATAGAGGCAACAGCGAAGAAAAAACGACGCAGTTGATGCGCACTGCCTATGGGGAACAAACGCCGTGTAGCAGACAGCAACCTCATCAGAATTTTAGCCGTCACTACTGCGTGGATGTAAGCCTGCACGTTGAACATGAACCAAAGCGTTTCGCGGAAGAGGAAACCTTTCAAGACGCAGATAAATATCCTAAGTGAGGCAGACAGAAAAATGGGTGAAGGAGAAAACGTAGATTCTGCAACCACAAGCCTTAGTGAAGTCAAAGGCGGAACCATTTACGAGCCTCGAATGCACATAGGGAGCCGTTTGTCATCGAGGAAACAGCGACAGACGGTTTTTAGAAAGTATTAGAATAGGACACGAAGGGTATTCTAATAACTTCAAAGGTTATGCAGTATCAATAAAGTGACTAAACGCATGATCGCGATAATGCAGCAATATAAAGTGAACCGTCAACGTGAGTTAACTGGTCTGCAGATCATGGCAGTTACGTAAAGCGGCCAAATCTGGAGATGCTAATGCTTGACGGCAACAAGCTGACCTGGCAAAGACTTCAGAGACAGTTTTAAAGCGCAATTCATCTTCGACAGAATTTACCAGAAGTTCCACTACTTTGTCCTTGACGGGAAGCAGGTGCACTGATCGAAGGGCTATACAGTACTCTGATAAGAGTTACCAGACGATTGCGTAGCTTTTCAAGGAAGCAATCGGTGATGAATAACATTAAAGGGAGAACAAATGAATGTGTTGAAAGAGTCAAAATCAGCAAAAAATCCAAAAGACTTCAAAGGTTCGTGAGAAGTCTGCCAGCCAGTATAAGTGGAGGAGCTCGGAGTGAATATATCGTACGCTCCGATGCTGATGCCAATTTCGAAGCGTAGGAAGCCACAGGAACCGTTCATTGACTACCAGTTTTACGAGGACAGAGCGCAAGTAACGGCATAGAGAACTGAACAGCCGTGCaagaatggaagaaaaaaaaagaaacgttcagtGCAGAGTTACTGAACACATCGATTTGATTTTTTGCAAGAAGTGAGGTGCAGAGAGTCTGCATTATTTCGAAGGCAGCGAAGACTTCAAAGAAAATGGGTTGATAGATAACACTTCGCGAGCAAgactttcttgaaaactcgatCACAAAATGAAGTTAATACAATAATCATAAACCACTTCACTGGAGACTGCTGCGGATCAATAACGTATGAAGACAAGCAGAAGCTTCGAGACGAAAACGAATGCTTTCGGCACGTGAGACCAACACCTAGTGCGGAATTTATGCGCGTCATGTTAGCAAAATTAAATGTGCAGGTCGAAAATCTGCGATGTCAAGTCAAACGACGCAAAAGAAGGGAAAGATGCGCCTGATTGGAAATATACCTGCTAGGATTTTATCTACAAGGCCGTTAAGGTCTACTATACACAGCCATACCATGAACAACATCTTGAATTAAAGGAGAGGATGCAAGAATTTTACGTGGAAACATACAATATGAATACATGCGCCTGTTTGGCATAAAGATTAGTCTAAGTATGACCACACAGAGGCTCACGCTGGGCGCATTCGGAAGGAGAGAATGTGAGAGGAATGTAGTGGAAGCTTCATCAAAAGAAAATCCAGATGGTGAATTAGTAATCGAGTCTATTGAAATAGACGTAATATCAAGAGCACGACTTCCTCAACCAAATGAAAAGTAGCATATACAAAGAGGACGAGAACAAAAATGCCGATGACAATAGTGAAAAACAACCCAAGAGACACTTTGATCCGATTTGTACTAGGAACCGATAGCAAAACGGATGAATAGACTAAACGAACATGCATTGGTAATCATTGTACACTGGACTGGCTATGCCTCATGTGGTGCAGAATTAGAAGTACAAAACACGAAACCCGTCGTTCTTCACACCGCCGAAAGAACTGCCGAAATTTACGCCATCAGAAAACTGATGAGAATAAAATACTGGCACAACTCAGACAAAAACTATGCATGAA
Proteins encoded in this region:
- the LOC142564076 gene encoding uncharacterized protein LOC142564076, translating into MTPRWQTGLCSSPCTSTGSELLFPIAAHKDTQPPPSHCLPDLRSRDYFEREHHPFHVRLCHPFYILFLMTSRWQTGLSSSPCTSTGSELFPIAAHKDTRPLLHTGSPAYPPEIISTSTTRLLTDHVKIQAVSHRWRPAGIFDLAHRPCT